A window of the Phalacrocorax carbo chromosome 26, bPhaCar2.1, whole genome shotgun sequence genome harbors these coding sequences:
- the LOC135317467 gene encoding olfactory receptor 14A16-like: MSNSSSITLFLLLAFTDTRELQLLHFWLSLAIYLAALLGNGLIVTAIACDHRLHTPMYFFLLNLSLLDLGSISTTLPKSMANSLGDTRDISYAGCAAQAFLFVFLMSAEFFLLTVMAYDRYVAICTPLHYGTLLGSRACAHMAAAAWASGFLSALLHTASTFSLPLCHGNALGQFFCEIPQILKLSCSDTYLREVGILVVSACLVFGCFVFILFSYVQIFRAVLRLPSEQGRHKAFSTCLPHLAVVSLYIGTGTFAYLKPPSISSPSLDLVVAVLYSVVPPVVNPLIYSMRNQELKDAVGKLINGCFSGARNCLLPSPQHSEWNS; encoded by the coding sequence atgtccaacagcagctccatcaccctgttcctcctcctggcgTTCACAGACacgcgggagctgcagctcctgcacttctggctctccctggccatctacctggctgccctcctgggcaacGGGCTCATCGTCACCGCCATCGCCTGCGACCACCGCCTCCACACccccatgtacttcttcctcctcaacctctccctcctcgacctgggctccatctccaccactctccccaaatccatggcCAATTCCctcggggacaccagggacatcTCCTACGCGGGATGTGCTGCACAAGCCTTtctatttgtctttttaatgtcAGCAGAGTTTTTTCTCCTCACGGTCATGGCCTACGACCGCTACGTGGCCATCTGCACACCCCTGCACTACGGgaccctgctgggcagcagggcttgtgcccacatggcagcagctgcctgggccagTGGGTTTCTCAGTGCTCTGCTGCACACGGCCAGTACATTTTCactgcccctctgccatggcaatgccctggggcagttcttctgtgaaatccccCAGATCCTCAAGCTCTCCTGCTCAGACACCTACCTCAGGGAAGTCGGGATTCTTGTCGTTAGTGCCTGTTTAGtgtttggctgttttgttttcatccttttctcctatgtgcagatcttcagggctgtgctgaggctcccctctgagcagggacggcacaaagccttttccacgTGCCTCCCTCACCTGGCCGTGGTCTCCCTGTATATTGGCACTGGCACATTTGCCTACCTGAAGcccccctccatctcctccccatccctggacctggtggtggcagtgctgtactCGGTGGTGCCTCCAGTAGTGAACCCCCTCATCTACAGCATGAGGAACCAGGAGCTCAAGGATGCCGTGGGGAAACTGATCAATGGATGTTTTTCAGGTGCAAGAAACTGCTTGTTGCCTTCTCCACAGCACTCAGAATGGAACTCATGA
- the LOC135317466 gene encoding protein ELYS-like: protein MRDLAAQVTSSLLQFPEVTIQALGEDELTRGSVLRGRFSRGRDGLAWLACGPQLEVVSAVTGERLSAHRFSGAREQPPTIRVVKEVSWQTGTGLLVGLREAEGSVLCLYDLGTSSVVTAVVLPGRVTAVEPITNPGGASARPWHLHRALQGFCGVAAVATDVGHLLVVDLGLDDLSCSQRENEPSGLTVVTRAAAGVSQGRATVSRAGRHLYLQLQCPSGTAISTLCYISRSNQLAVGFSDGSLSLWNMKTLQREHHCQLEGGRIPVCAVTFQEPEHDPRNCCYLWAVQSTQESEGDAVSLHLLQLAFADRRPLASGQAMYEGLASCVEKYSLDLTGGAFPLRGQGSKAKLLSCQAVEIFTNCIDREDSVDEVISPDISVSVFSWQVNTRGQGKPSTYLGVFDFDCWYEAQMPGSLRPEESLQDCPYFALWSLDAVTSTTAPNLLLDVVMQERTLSWRVPPSYPQPELCFHPSTYNFDGTCLLSSGVVHVTCSGFQKEQLDAVLSAAAQTGSVGLLTGCIKIWTSKEQPSSAANLQFALDWTWSRVIYTKDEFEQICVALFDGSCSSTDPRRLQALQHRQLLLSNLSTVLNCFLTEAQELAGEGLTDLTNKLAVTSLAALYARVVLWFCGSRLLPEGSGDEMRFSRPFYNYPLIRSYYAGHRQQLERLSRGKRDSDCLMVDGMVSQLGDQVEKLWQRDEGGTGKYPPPSLQALLELYLLEGVEESHKHAITIYLLLDIIHSFPNKTEPSVDSFAAAFAIPSGLVKRIQGFWLLDHKDYDNSLALLFHPATITPVSWQHVRILRSLMCQGEHRRALRYMQVMKPPFSSSCEERLFLTVLLSNRCMAEAWALLQEDAAQLKEEELLKDMYDICRELGLVGDFLRLPFTDSEQKCLEKFLQTHEILLVQHLQRANCTAAPRLNRAMNVHLMNDRAPRWRQRAVARNSLSAQHGKTLPRGQRQLAVERAKPYHLPSSGPREAARPKPISTVIKPANAGNVDPRAPFSSRVLAKVRELWVGNEQKLR, encoded by the exons ggagagatgggctggcctggctggcgtgtggccctcagctggaggtcgtgagcgctgtgacgggagagcggctctctgcacaccgtttcagtggagcccgtgagcagcctcccaccatccgcgtggtgaaggaggtttcctggcagacgggaacggggctgctggttggcttgagagaagcagagggaagtgttctctgcctgtacgaccTTGGAACATCAagcgtggttacagcagtagttctgccaggaagg gtaactgctgtagagcccataactaaccccggaggagccagcgcgaggccttggcacctgcaccgggctctgcaagggttttgtggcgtggcagcggtggcgacagatgttggtcatctgcttgtggtggaccttggtttggatgatctctcttgcagtcagagggagaatgaaccatcgg GTCTAACAGTTGTcactagagctgctgctggcgtttcacaaggaagagcaaccgtgagcagagcagggagacatctctaccttcagttacagtgtccttcaggaacagcaatatcgaccctgtgctacatcagcagaagcaaccagctcgccgtgggtttttccgacggctccctgtcactgtggaatatgaaaactctgcagcggga gcaccactgtcagcttgaaggaggaaggattcctgtctgcgccgttacttttcaagagcctgagcacGATCCTCGCAACTGCTGctacttgtgggctgttcagtcgacgcaagaaag tgaaggcgatgccgtgagtttacatctgttgcagttagcgTTCGCAGACAGGAGGCCCTTGGCTTCAGGACAAGCCATGTACGAG ggtttggcatcctgtgttgaaaagtacagtttggatctgacgggtggagcctttcccttgagagggcagggcagcaaggccaaactactcagctgtcaggctgtagaaatctttaccaactgcattgacagagaagacagcgttgatgaag tcatatctCCTGACATCAGTGTCTCcgtcttcagctggcaagtgaacacacgcggccagggaaaaccatctacttatctgggtgtatttgactttgaCTGCTGGTATGAGGCTCAAATgccaggctcactaag gccagaagaatcccttcaggactgcccctattttgcactgtggtcactggacgctgtgacaagcacgactgctccaaacctccttctggatgttgtgATGCAGGAGCGCACCCTAAGCTggagagttcctccttcttatccacaacctgagctgtgttttcatccaagcacctataattttg atggcacgtgcctgctgagctctggagttgttcatgtgacgtgcagcggcttccagaaggag cagttagacgcggtcttgtcagctgctgcccagacaggttctgtagggcttctgactggctgcattaagatttggacatctaaag agcagccaagttctgctgctaatttacagtttgccCTTGACTGGACGTGGAGCAGAGTGATCTATACAAAAGACGAATTTGAGCAAATCT gtgttgcgctgtttgacggctcctgcagctccactgacccgCGGAggttacaggctctgcagcaccgccagttgcttttgagcaaccttagcacagtcttgaactgttttctaacagaggcacaagagctcgccggagaaggttt aacag acttgacaaataagctggcggtgaccagccttgcagctttgtatgcacgagtggtcctctggttctgtgggtcccgcctcctgcccgagggctcag gtgacgagatgcgtttctctagacctttctacaattatcctctgattcggagctactacgctggtcatcgacagcaactggagcgtttatcaag aggcaaacgggactctgactgcctgatggttgatgggatggtttcccagttAGGAGACCAAGTTGAGAAGTTGTGGCAGAGAGATGAAGGAGGAACGgggaaatacccacctcctagcttacag gcactgctggagctctatttgctagaaggcgttgaagaaagccacaaacatgcaatc acaatttacttgctgctagacatcaTACATTCCTTtccgaacaaaacagaaccttccgtcgactccttcgcagctgcctttgccatcccttcggGCCTTGTTAAGCGTATCCAAGGATTTTGGCTTCTAGACCACAAGGATTATGAT aactccctggccctgctctttCACCCAGCTACAATCACACCTGTGTCGTGGCAACACGTGAGAATTCTTCGgtccctcatgtgccaaggagagcataggCGAGCCCTCAGATACATGCAGGTGATGAAGCCACCATTCTCAAGCAGTTGTGAAGAGCgacttttcctcactgtgctgttgtccaatag GTGCATGGcggaggcttgggctctgctgcaggaagacGCCGctcagttaaaggaggaagagctattaaaagacatgtatgacatctgtcgggAGTTGGGACTAGTAGGAgacttcctgaggctgcctttcacagactctgaacaa aagtgtttggagaaatttttacaGACTCATGAGATTCTTTTAGTCCAGCATctgcagcgtgccaactgtaCGGCAGCCCCACGGCTGAACCGGGcgatgaacgttcatctcatg aaCGATCGTGCTcctcgctggagacagagagcagttgccagaaattctctctcagcccagcacggcaagacccttcctagaggtcagaggcagctggctgtagagagagccaagccttaccatctgccttcgtccggaccaagagaag ctgcaagaccaaagccaatctCGACAGTAATaaaaccagctaatgcaggaaatgtggatccaagggcacctttcagcagtcgtgtgttggccaaagttagagagttatgggtaggaaaCGAGCAGAAACTTCgttga